A genomic segment from Bos taurus isolate L1 Dominette 01449 registration number 42190680 breed Hereford chromosome 1, ARS-UCD2.0, whole genome shotgun sequence encodes:
- the TFF2 gene encoding trefoil factor 2 precursor, whose protein sequence is MGPRGTWLLAALLLLGLCTLAGAQKPDACQCSRLNPHNRVNCGFPGISSDDCFSRGCCFDSSVARVPWCFNPLPKQESEECVMEVSARKDCGYPGISPEECESRKCCFSNTIPKVPWCFFPISVEDCHY, encoded by the exons ATGGGACCCCGAGGCACTTGGCTCCTGGCTGCGCTTCTCCTGCTGGGTCTGTGCACCCTGGCAGGGGCCCAGAAACCAG ACGCCTGCCAGTGCTCGCGCCTGAACCCCCACAACAGGGTGAACTGCGGCTTCCCAGGCATCAGCAGTGACGactgcttctccagaggatgctGCTTCGACTCCAGCGTCGCCAGGGTCCCTTGGTGTTTCAATCCCCTCCCGAAGCAAG AGTCGGAGGAGTGTGTCATGGAGGTCTCGGCTCGCAAGGACTGTGGCTACCCCGGCATCAGTCCTGAGGAGTGTGAGTCCCGGAAGTGctgcttctccaacaccatcccCAAAGTGCCCTGGTGCTTCTTCCCCATCTCCGTGGAAG
- the TFF1 gene encoding trefoil factor 1: MATMEPKVICVVVLVLSLALSSLAQGETGTCQVEPHQRRNCGHPGITAKECKEKGCCFDNTVRGVPWCFYTELMGEEAC, from the exons ATGGCCACTATGGAGCCCAAGGTGATCTGCGTGGTGGTGCTGGTCTTATCGCTGGCTCTCAGCAGCCTGGCTCAGGGCGAGACCG GGACGTGTCAGGTGGAACCCCATCAAAGACGGAATTGCGGTCACCCCGGCATCACGGCTAAGGAGTGCAAAGAAAAAGGCTGTTGCTTTGACAACACAGTCCGTGGAGTCCCGTGGTGCTTCTACACTGAGCTCATGGGGGAGGAAG CGTGCTAG